A stretch of the Salmo salar unplaced genomic scaffold, Ssal_v3.1, whole genome shotgun sequence genome encodes the following:
- the LOC106598233 gene encoding uncharacterized protein — protein MSHEKVFREKDHRLKTFHSIEPIAARMSFHGIVHLIMNTEIHSKDLFTQKPSYSLTVTIRPSDRNMDRLCVTLIAFLCAVSSSQDGISAAEVEMKVRPGDNITLYCDCNITSGIYIMWYRNCSHKYQPPLVILTKFLSSISLPGFNVLWNPSNISYDLLIENITESDLALYYCGTVKYKFQEGKRMKYKELVHCGNITTRISLETCPPASLCPETSPPEPSSSSPPPVDCGLCWMLLFSLCPVSALLFSACVYSFYRTTDRNI, from the exons ATGTCACACGAAAAGGTTTTCAGGGAAAAGGACCACAGGCTGAAAACCTTCCACTCGATCGAACCAATCGCTGCTCGTATGTCCTTTCATGGTATAGTACATCTaatcatgaacacagaaatacacagcAAAGACCTTTTTACTCAAAAACCCAGCTACTCTCTGACAgtcaccatcagaccatcagaccgcAACATGGACAGGCTGTGTGTCACCCTGATTGCATTCTTAT gtgctgtttcctccagtcaggatgggatctctgcagcagaggtggagATGaaagtcagaccaggagacaacatcactctctactgtgactgtaaCATAACTTCTGGAATATACATAATGTGGTATAGGAACTGTTCTCACAAGTACCAGCCTCCTCTTGTTATTTTAACTAAGTTTTTaagttccatctctctccctggatTTAATGTGTTATGGAACCCCTCTAACATCTCCTATGATCTACTGATTGAGAACATCACTGAATCTGACCTGgcactctactactgtgggactGTGAAGTACAAGTTTCAAGAAGGAAAACGAATGAAATATAAAGAGTTGGTCCACTGTGGAAACATCACCACTAGGATTTCACTTG AAACCTGTCCTCCTGCCAGTCTATGTCCAGAAACCAGTCCTCCTGAGccatcctcatcctcccctcctcctgtagactgTGGTCTGTGTTGGATGTTGCTGTTCAGTCTGTGTCCtgtgtctgctctcctcttctctgcctGCGTCTACTCCTTCTATAGAACAACAG ACCGCAATATTTAA